The following proteins are encoded in a genomic region of Phycisphaera sp.:
- a CDS encoding penicillin-binding transpeptidase domain-containing protein, producing MGMYEKDGIGMFHGRLIMLAGLGLVGFAALTTQLGRLSFHLGPGLRDQAESRLERLAWEPTVRGRILDRTGRVLAQDRPTFDVRIDYSVLSGSWAEARSIEFARQVHRAVWRELAPEQRDALARGYEPYFDEHVEHGLAELALVAGVPLEAIVARKAEVLEEVETIRKGYVDRRREQIEDRALARGEELSKELVERQANRPVAEQKQPHTIIPQVEDAVGFAVLALRERTTVLEAPVHDLEGNPTGTLARTELPLVPRLDAGHSRNRQYPYSSITTEIDRSTLPGPLKGDGGGRGGGSIGVTVKGTMDAIIGSVRDTVHAEDPKRREDWLKTTATPEEAAIAETSRGVDRGRYMEGDHVGHTGVEAKMEHTLRGLRGLRVRRLDTGKQTVIERTPGRDVTLTLDAMLQARIAAILAPEVGLAVAQGWHGNPPSRRDDGQPLAGAAVVIDIESGEVLALVSTPTIDPDDPAGSATRPEGVETQDWDDPRFNRATSAVYPPGSIAKALTLTWAASRGEQELHERIECTGHFLPGREDILRCWIWRSDFGFQTHSSQLEHDPDEAEALMCSCNIYFYTLGSRLGPQRMLDAYRAFGAGDPPLDAVGSAAGILGPMTNTSGDDPTRGLTNVDAALMGIGQGPIAWSPLHAADAFATLARGGKRLGPTLVRGDEPPPIEDIGLDPAAVERALRGLWLSVNDPKLGTGNHTTIRGERVEYFNAPGVDVWGKTGTAQAVATLTKELRIAPNGNIIDDPDDEPPGTTTVFRPVKSRYTHAWFVGLVGPEGQKPKYSISVMMEFAGSGGRVSGPIANQVIHALQAQGYLPGGGP from the coding sequence ATGGGCATGTACGAAAAAGACGGCATCGGCATGTTCCACGGCCGCCTCATCATGCTGGCGGGCCTTGGGCTCGTCGGCTTTGCGGCCCTCACCACCCAGCTCGGGCGGTTGAGCTTCCACCTGGGGCCGGGGCTGCGAGACCAGGCCGAGAGCCGGCTCGAGCGGCTGGCCTGGGAGCCGACCGTCCGCGGCCGCATCCTCGACCGCACCGGCCGCGTGCTGGCCCAGGACCGGCCGACCTTTGACGTGCGGATCGACTATTCGGTGCTCAGCGGCTCGTGGGCCGAGGCCCGCAGCATCGAGTTCGCCCGCCAGGTGCACCGGGCCGTGTGGCGAGAGCTGGCGCCCGAGCAACGCGACGCGCTGGCCCGCGGGTACGAGCCGTACTTCGACGAGCACGTCGAGCACGGGCTGGCCGAGCTGGCGCTGGTGGCCGGCGTGCCGCTCGAGGCCATCGTGGCCCGCAAGGCCGAGGTGCTCGAAGAGGTCGAGACGATCCGCAAGGGGTACGTCGATCGCCGACGTGAGCAGATCGAAGACCGTGCCCTGGCCCGCGGCGAAGAACTCTCCAAAGAACTTGTGGAGCGACAAGCCAACCGGCCGGTGGCCGAGCAGAAGCAGCCGCACACGATCATCCCCCAGGTCGAGGACGCCGTGGGATTCGCCGTGCTGGCCTTGCGCGAGCGCACGACCGTGCTCGAAGCGCCGGTACACGATCTTGAGGGCAACCCAACGGGCACGCTGGCCCGGACCGAGCTGCCGCTGGTGCCCAGGCTCGACGCCGGGCACTCGCGTAACCGCCAGTACCCCTACAGCTCCATCACCACCGAGATCGATCGTTCCACCCTGCCCGGCCCGCTCAAGGGCGATGGCGGTGGCCGTGGCGGGGGATCGATCGGCGTGACCGTCAAGGGCACGATGGACGCCATCATCGGCTCCGTGCGCGACACCGTCCACGCCGAGGATCCCAAGCGCCGCGAGGACTGGCTCAAGACCACCGCGACGCCAGAAGAGGCGGCGATCGCTGAGACAAGCCGTGGCGTCGACCGCGGGCGCTACATGGAGGGTGACCACGTCGGCCACACCGGCGTCGAAGCGAAGATGGAGCACACCCTCCGCGGCCTCCGCGGCCTGCGTGTACGACGGCTGGACACCGGCAAGCAGACCGTCATCGAGCGCACCCCTGGCCGCGACGTGACGCTGACGCTGGACGCCATGCTCCAGGCCCGCATCGCGGCGATCCTGGCCCCCGAGGTCGGCCTGGCCGTGGCCCAGGGCTGGCACGGCAACCCGCCGAGCCGCCGCGACGACGGGCAGCCCCTGGCCGGCGCGGCGGTGGTCATCGACATCGAGTCGGGCGAGGTCCTCGCCCTGGTCAGCACGCCAACGATCGATCCCGACGATCCCGCTGGCAGCGCGACCAGGCCCGAGGGCGTCGAGACCCAGGACTGGGACGACCCGAGATTCAACCGCGCCACGTCGGCCGTCTACCCGCCGGGCAGCATCGCCAAGGCGCTCACGCTCACCTGGGCCGCCAGCCGCGGCGAGCAGGAACTGCATGAGCGCATCGAGTGCACCGGCCACTTCCTGCCGGGGCGCGAAGACATCTTGAGGTGCTGGATCTGGCGTTCCGATTTTGGGTTCCAGACCCACAGCTCGCAGCTCGAGCACGACCCCGACGAGGCCGAGGCGCTCATGTGCTCGTGCAACATCTATTTCTACACGCTCGGCAGCCGGCTGGGCCCGCAGCGGATGCTCGACGCCTACCGGGCCTTCGGCGCGGGCGACCCCCCGCTGGACGCGGTGGGCAGCGCCGCGGGAATCCTCGGTCCCATGACCAACACGTCCGGTGACGATCCCACACGAGGATTGACCAACGTCGACGCGGCGCTCATGGGCATCGGGCAGGGGCCCATCGCGTGGTCCCCGCTGCACGCCGCCGACGCGTTCGCCACGCTCGCGCGCGGCGGGAAGAGGCTCGGGCCGACGCTGGTACGCGGCGATGAACCACCGCCGATCGAAGACATCGGGCTCGATCCCGCGGCGGTCGAACGGGCCCTGCGGGGGCTATGGCTGAGCGTCAACGACCCAAAGCTGGGCACCGGCAACCACACCACAATCCGTGGCGAGCGGGTTGAGTACTTCAACGCCCCCGGCGTGGACGTGTGGGGTAAGACCGGCACGGCCCAGGCCGTCGCCACGCTGACCAAGGAACTCCGCATCGCTCCCAATGGGAACATCATCGACGACCCGGACGACGAACCGCCGGGCACGACCACGGTGTTCAGGCCGGTCAAGAGCCGTTACACGCACGCCTGGTTCGTTGGGCTGGTCGGCCCCGAGGGCCAGAAGCCCAAGTACTCAATTAGCGTGATGATGGAATTCGCCGGCAGCGGCGGCCGCGTGAGCGGGCCCATTGCCAACCAGGTCATCCACGCGTTGCAGGCCCAGGGGTACCTGCCCGGCGGAGGCCCCTGA
- a CDS encoding DUF2256 and DUF3253 domain-containing protein, with the protein MTNQETRTKVCQTCGRTFLWRKKWERSWDQVRYCSDQCRREKPGPLDARIEAAINDLLSSRGAGATICPSEAARAVDPEGWKPLMERTRRAARRLARLGTIEIIQGGSRVSPDQLRGPIRLRART; encoded by the coding sequence GTGACCAACCAAGAGACGCGCACCAAGGTATGCCAGACCTGCGGACGCACCTTCTTGTGGCGAAAGAAGTGGGAGCGGTCGTGGGATCAGGTCCGCTACTGCTCCGACCAATGCCGCCGAGAGAAGCCCGGCCCGCTGGACGCCAGGATCGAGGCGGCCATCAATGACCTCTTGTCAAGTCGCGGCGCCGGTGCCACCATCTGCCCAAGCGAGGCGGCTCGGGCCGTGGACCCAGAAGGCTGGAAGCCGCTGATGGAACGCACGCGAAGGGCGGCCCGCCGGCTCGCGCGTTTGGGAACGATCGAGATCATTCAGGGCGGATCGCGGGTCTCACCAGACCAACTGCGCGGCCCGATCCGCCTCCGAGCCAGGACCTGA
- a CDS encoding DNA polymerase IV, with protein MPAEGESSPSPRRVVLHADLDAFFASVEQRDNPELRGKPVLVGGAGPRGVVAAASYEAREFGCRSAMPGAVARRLCPQAIFVKGSFAKYRAASQAVFDVFETVTPLVEPLSVDEAFLDVTGSLRLLGDGLAIAKKIRADVKRETQLTVSIGVAPSKLVAKIASDLDKPDGLVIVRDGEVEDFLEPLAIFRLWGVGPASEAKLKKLGISTFGQLRALDKPTLKRLFGTMGDALWNRCRGIDDRPIVTDRRAKSIGHERTFGENLNTQDQCHAQVVDLAERVAWRLRRANRAAGTLTLKVRNGEFKTITRNHTLAEPSSESAAIVREASALLDTWAKRGFEPVRLLGVSASNLATPEGPGLFDAAEHEKTSRVDEAADAIRSKFGDGAIGRASSLDR; from the coding sequence ATGCCCGCCGAAGGCGAATCTTCTCCCAGCCCCCGCAGGGTCGTTCTTCACGCCGACCTGGACGCGTTCTTCGCGTCGGTCGAGCAGCGGGACAACCCCGAGCTGCGGGGCAAGCCGGTGCTCGTGGGCGGGGCCGGGCCGCGCGGGGTCGTCGCGGCGGCGAGCTATGAGGCGAGAGAATTTGGCTGCCGCAGCGCAATGCCCGGGGCGGTGGCTCGGCGGCTGTGCCCGCAGGCCATCTTCGTCAAGGGCTCGTTCGCCAAGTACCGGGCGGCCAGCCAGGCGGTGTTCGATGTCTTCGAGACCGTCACGCCGCTGGTCGAGCCGCTGAGCGTGGACGAGGCGTTCCTGGATGTCACCGGCAGCCTGCGTCTGCTGGGGGATGGCTTGGCCATCGCCAAAAAGATCCGCGCAGACGTCAAGCGCGAGACGCAACTGACCGTCAGCATCGGCGTGGCGCCCAGCAAGCTGGTGGCCAAGATCGCCAGCGACCTGGACAAGCCCGACGGGCTCGTGATCGTGCGCGACGGCGAGGTCGAGGACTTTCTTGAGCCCCTGGCGATCTTTCGCCTCTGGGGCGTCGGCCCGGCCAGCGAGGCGAAGCTCAAGAAGCTGGGCATCTCTACTTTTGGCCAGCTCCGCGCGCTCGACAAGCCCACGCTCAAGCGTCTCTTCGGCACGATGGGCGACGCGCTGTGGAACCGCTGCCGTGGCATCGATGATCGGCCCATCGTCACCGATCGGCGCGCGAAATCGATCGGGCACGAACGCACCTTCGGCGAGAACCTGAACACGCAGGACCAGTGCCATGCGCAGGTTGTCGACCTGGCCGAGCGCGTGGCGTGGCGGCTGCGGCGGGCCAACCGTGCTGCCGGCACGCTCACGCTCAAGGTCCGCAACGGCGAGTTCAAGACCATCACACGCAACCACACGCTGGCCGAACCGAGCTCGGAGAGCGCCGCCATCGTGCGCGAGGCCTCGGCATTACTGGATACCTGGGCCAAACGGGGTTTCGAGCCGGTACGGCTGCTCGGCGTGAGTGCGAGCAACCTCGCGACACCAGAAGGACCGGGCCTGTTCGACGCCGCTGAGCACGAGAAAACCAGCCGCGTGGACGAGGCCGCCGACGCGATCCGGAGCAAGTTTGGGGACGGTGCGATCGGGCGGGCGAGTTCGCTGGATCGGTGA
- the rsmG gene encoding 16S rRNA (guanine(527)-N(7))-methyltransferase RsmG encodes MPNRSSATSEPGPAPDRSVEAFIAEIIADAPAEPLEAPPEFLAAAAELGIAFEPGEVEKLGRFLGLLLYANTRMNLTAIKEPAEAWTRHILDSLTLMAPLAELPEGATVIDIGTGGGVPGVPLAIVRPDLRFTMLDSTAKKTAFVRAVVDVLGVEHGKTITARAEEAGRFPQYRDTFDAAIARAVGPMATIAELATPFVKPGGVALLIKGERAGEELAEAKAALHLLLSHHAGTVETPTGRIVILEKMRPTPKAYPRGNGEPKRRPLGA; translated from the coding sequence ATGCCCAACCGGTCCTCAGCAACGTCCGAACCCGGCCCAGCCCCTGATCGCAGTGTCGAGGCGTTCATCGCCGAGATCATTGCCGATGCACCCGCCGAGCCACTCGAGGCTCCGCCGGAGTTCCTGGCCGCCGCGGCCGAGCTGGGTATCGCCTTCGAGCCCGGTGAGGTCGAGAAGCTGGGGCGCTTCCTGGGGCTGCTGCTCTACGCCAACACGCGGATGAACCTGACGGCCATCAAGGAGCCGGCCGAGGCGTGGACGCGGCACATCCTGGACTCGCTGACCCTGATGGCCCCGCTGGCCGAGTTGCCCGAGGGCGCCACTGTGATCGACATCGGCACTGGCGGCGGCGTGCCGGGCGTGCCGCTGGCGATCGTGCGGCCCGACCTGCGGTTCACCATGCTCGACTCGACGGCCAAGAAGACCGCCTTCGTGCGCGCAGTGGTGGATGTGTTGGGCGTGGAACACGGGAAGACCATCACCGCGCGCGCCGAAGAGGCCGGGCGCTTCCCTCAATACCGCGACACCTTCGACGCGGCCATCGCCCGGGCCGTGGGGCCGATGGCGACGATCGCCGAACTGGCGACGCCGTTCGTCAAGCCCGGCGGCGTGGCGCTGCTGATCAAGGGCGAGAGGGCGGGCGAGGAACTGGCCGAAGCGAAGGCTGCATTACACCTGCTGCTGAGCCATCACGCCGGCACGGTCGAGACCCCCACGGGCCGCATCGTGATCCTCGAGAAGATGCGGCCGACGCCCAAGGCGTACCCGCGCGGCAACGGCGAGCCCAAGCGCAGGCCGCTGGGGGCATAA
- a CDS encoding FtsW/RodA/SpoVE family cell cycle protein, whose protein sequence is MLDRLHGFMLAEGSGSRAKWALANFGWLSFAAALALSLLGVYAIDLATRAEDATGLSSTAHRQLIFVGVGIVAAGIVCVPHYRLIGLLRWPLALVTIGLLIFLLLPFIPSSIVTPRNGTRGWIDLGPMDFQPSEVAKVVFVIMLAWHMRYRRSHRRFLGLVGPGLVAFVPIGLIMLQPDFGTAMMIVPALGAIVIAAGAKLRHIAVIALVAAMAAPASYPFLKPYQKERVVGLIRQIQGSQEGADDINYQSYTAQKVMGSGLATGNADDHARALIRYNRLPEAHNDMVYSVLVTRFGFWGGVGILGIYLAWLLGALGVAAMCADPFGRLLCVGLAALIAAQTIVNVGMNVGLVPIVGITLPFLSYGGSSIVAVWLTTGLVLGVGLRRTSQSYRPSFEYAEGDAQPVLSNVRTRPSP, encoded by the coding sequence ATGCTCGACCGTCTGCACGGCTTCATGCTGGCCGAGGGCTCGGGCTCGCGCGCCAAGTGGGCGCTGGCCAACTTCGGCTGGCTGAGCTTTGCGGCGGCGCTCGCGCTCTCGCTGCTGGGCGTGTACGCCATCGACCTGGCCACACGCGCCGAGGACGCGACCGGCCTGAGCTCGACCGCCCACCGCCAGCTCATCTTCGTGGGCGTGGGCATCGTGGCCGCCGGCATCGTGTGCGTGCCGCACTACCGCCTGATCGGCCTCCTGCGCTGGCCGCTGGCGCTGGTGACCATCGGGCTGCTGATCTTCCTGCTGCTGCCGTTCATCCCCAGCTCGATCGTGACGCCCCGCAACGGCACGCGCGGGTGGATCGACTTAGGACCCATGGACTTCCAGCCTTCCGAGGTGGCCAAGGTCGTGTTCGTGATCATGCTGGCCTGGCATATGCGCTACCGGCGCAGCCACCGGCGCTTCCTGGGGCTCGTCGGCCCTGGGCTGGTCGCGTTCGTGCCCATCGGGCTCATCATGCTCCAACCCGACTTCGGCACGGCCATGATGATCGTGCCGGCTTTGGGCGCCATCGTGATCGCCGCGGGCGCCAAGCTGCGTCACATCGCCGTGATCGCGCTGGTCGCCGCCATGGCCGCCCCGGCCAGCTACCCGTTCCTAAAGCCCTACCAGAAGGAACGCGTGGTCGGGCTCATCCGGCAGATCCAGGGCAGCCAGGAGGGTGCCGACGACATCAACTACCAGAGCTACACCGCCCAGAAGGTGATGGGCTCGGGGCTGGCCACCGGCAACGCCGACGACCACGCCCGCGCCCTCATCCGCTACAACCGCCTGCCCGAGGCCCACAACGACATGGTCTACAGCGTGCTCGTCACGCGCTTCGGCTTCTGGGGCGGGGTGGGCATCCTGGGCATCTACCTGGCCTGGCTGCTGGGGGCCCTGGGGGTGGCCGCCATGTGCGCCGATCCGTTTGGCAGGCTGCTGTGCGTGGGGCTGGCCGCCCTCATCGCCGCCCAGACGATCGTGAACGTGGGCATGAATGTCGGGTTGGTCCCCATCGTAGGGATCACGCTGCCCTTCCTGAGCTACGGCGGGTCGAGTATCGTGGCGGTGTGGCTGACCACCGGATTGGTGCTGGGCGTGGGTTTACGCCGGACATCGCAGTCGTACCGCCCGTCCTTTGAATACGCTGAGGGTGATGCCCAACCGGTCCTCAGCAACGTCCGAACCCGGCCCAGCCCCTGA